The Dehalococcoidia bacterium DNA window CTCACGTAGCCGCCGCAGCAGCGCATCAACCTCCCGGGAAGAGCGCGCTTCGATCACCTCGGCCTGGTGTGGGATTTCCGACAGCGCCGCGCGGATACGCTCCTGGGAAGGCCGGTGCTGCCTGATGCCCCATAGGAGTAGCGAGTCCTTGTCGAAGAGCAGGAGCCTGGCCGTTTCACGGTTCCCGTTCCAGAGCTCCTCGCGCGTCAGGAAGCGGCGGAGAGTCCGCGTCAGCATCCTCCAGTAGGAGACGCGCCAGGGCAAGCGCAGCCAGATCACCGTATCCGCACGCGGCAGCAGGACGGGACGCGCGACGCCATAGTTGCCGTCCGCGACCCAGCCCTGGTGGCTCGCCGCCACGGCCGCCTCGATCCTGGACACGAATTCGTCCGGAGTCGCCGGCGTCCAGTTCGGGCCGTGATAGAGCGCGTCCAGCTCGATGTGCCGCAGCCCCAGCTCGGCCGCGAGCCGCCGCCCGAGCGTCGTCTTGCCTGATCCCGTCGCGCCGTAAACGACGATGCGCCGCCGTGCAGTCACTCTCCGATTCTGCACGACGGCGCGAACGGTCGGAAGCCGCGTCTCCGCGGACCTCGGGCGGCGGCTAAGACGGAAGCTGATTACACCAGTTCGACGGTAGCGCCCGCCTCGACCAGCTTGGCCCTGATCGCCTCGGCCTCGGCCTTGTCGACGCCTTCCTTG harbors:
- a CDS encoding adenylate kinase, with the protein product MTARRRIVVYGATGSGKTTLGRRLAAELGLRHIELDALYHGPNWTPATPDEFVSRIEAAVAASHQGWVADGNYGVARPVLLPRADTVIWLRLPWRVSYWRMLTRTLRRFLTREELWNGNRETARLLLFDKDSLLLWGIRQHRPSQERIRAALSEIPHQAEVIEARSSREVDALLRRLREESRPGREEGQAS